The Calliopsis andreniformis isolate RMS-2024a chromosome 10, iyCalAndr_principal, whole genome shotgun sequence nucleotide sequence CCGCGACTAGGAGGCACTTGGGAGGCAGGGAGGGCATGCGAGCGGAGCACAGTTCAGTAGTCGCCATTGCAAGTCCCCCCGTGTTCTCGTATTTGTGACATTCGTACGCGTGGAGCCGATTTTCCGCTAACCTAATCTCTCCGCGAGGGCCCTAAGTGTGCCCCCCCGATGCAGAGATATTGCACCGAGCTCACCGAAAGATTGTTGAAATCTCTTGACAaggaatacaatgtaagtagcgGAATGAATCCGCGATGCGCCGTCCGTCCGCTCACGCAAACGGCTATCGGGCCACTCTCGATCCCCCGTGCGCCGTGTGCCTGTACCAGTGGCGTGCGCGAGAGTCACTGAGAATGTAGTGTAGCGGCTGGTCCGCGTGTCAGTGAGTAATGCGTTGCCCTGTGTGTACGTACGATGCCAGTCGACGAGTCTTCCCTTTGCACGAGTGTGTGCACGTCGACGTAAACGCGTGTCGACTACCTGGAGCATAACCTCAATGTCACTACGTCGAAATGCTCGACGCCAGAAAAATCTCTTCGAATGCCCTTTCCCTTTCTTTCCAGCTTAAATTTCGTTACAACGGTACCGAGTACAATATTTACAGCTTGTACGCCATCCTCGTACTCCCATACAGTCGAGCCATTAACGTGTCATTTTTTCGCGTTTTCGCTAGTAAAATCGCGCTTGTGGACTTTTCGAAGtattttaaattgtttttttaGACCTGGCCCGATCGCCGTACCAGCGTTCCACGTTGCTTTTCTAATAAATGTTTTCATCATCAATGTCAATGAAATGTACCGTTCCTACCGATGTTTGAAAGATGTCTATAGGCACGTGTTGACTGTTATATTTCACGTTTGTTAACGATTTAGATTTCGGTATTTATGATCAATTGTACAGTTTTGTTAAGAACTTTAGTTTTTGGgataaaatttatatatttcaaCTTTGATATTGTAATGTTGACAAGCATAATTGGATTAAATAAATTGTATGATTAAACAGAAATTAATACCTTTGCATTATTAGGTTTCTATCAATGATTTTGTATTAGTGAAGTATTtccaaattattataaaattattataattctatGATACATgtatgaagcataatatataaagtatatagtttttttaaaattaaaataaaattattaagtatattattatttttaatggtaattgtaaattaaaacttgtttttatattgttatGTTATATTTGGTTTCATGTTTGCATAACATTACAtgctataaatatttttatttattatatatcttGATGAAGGAATATAGTATGATAAATGTTATGGTTTATTTATACATTAAAAGTTATGATTTGTGATACATTCGACTTTTTGTTTATaccaaaattaaaatattgataatattgCATCATATTTGATAtaaaaccagaataataattctGTAGCTAAAAACCAACATGacccaagtccttttttgttatttttcagaagAAGCAAAAAACAAATGGGATTACCtatttcttaacatagtatttgaagtagtttatactattaaacttCCTTCACTTGTAATGTAATTTAATTACTTATTATTCcaataaaatgaagagaaagcaataagaCATTGTAAAaatcttaattttgaaaaaaatggacttgggttaatCTAACTCTGAGGTGCAGAATTATGATGCAATGTTACTTCACCAATAAAATATCTAAAGTAATTTACACAGAATATAAGATTATAATGAAATTACGTTATTATATATAAGTAGAATTTTTAGAAAAGAAGTAAGTGATTAATATAATAAGTTTTAAAAATCCTTAGGTCATTGATATGGGAGCTGTTGTGGATGTCATTACGGCCCTGGAAAAGACGACGATCACTAAGGAGGTGCTTGAGGTAAAATATTTTgtagtatatttattttataatgcttatatgtatatttatatattagtaTCAGTTATGAGGTATACATatacttttttaattttatcaagTAATAATGAaagtaattttaattatatAAGGTTACAAGACTTGGAAAATACATCAATGAACTTAGAAGGAAAACAACCAACGACACCTTGGCTAAACGTGCAAAGGATTTGGTACGACGTTGGAGAGATATGGTTTTACCATCTGCTCACTCTACTCCACAACCTACGCCAGCTGATACAGCACCACCTGCTCTCAATGGAGCAAAACCACATAGTCCTGCGTTAAGATGTTTTAAACCACAAAGCCCAGCTCTAAGAGGTCTAAAACCTCAGAGTCCACTATTGAAGGATACTACTCCTCTCAGAGTAAGtcattaaaattttatatttttaaagttaTAAAATTTTTGACTGATTATAAAAATCATACAGTTAATGTTTAACATGCTATTGATTGGTAGTAGTATTGATAAGTAGTATTGATTAGTAGTAGTATGTTGTACACTAcaaataaatatatacatagATTAATAAACTATGTATAAAATTGTATAATCCCATTACAGGTGCTTAGCCCAACTCTATCTGTGCATAGTGATCATTCGCGTTCTCCTAATGCATCATCAAATAAACAGTCAATTACAGTAACCAGCAATCATAAAATAAATTCTGAAGTAATACCTGTACTTGGTTCTTCAAGTCAAAATCATTCTATAGAAGCAGTGCCACGAACTTACAGTTCAAATAAACGCCTTCGAAAAGATGAATTTAATGATCAACGCCCAAGTTCAGAATCGGTTACCGAAAGTGAACCCTTTGTTAAGAAACAACGCCTGAATGGAGAAAATATGAGTGGTAATTTAAATTTGCAAGTGCCTAGCCCCACATttacagagcgaatctctgaccattttGTGGAGTCTTCCACTGATCCTGACGACTCAGGTCCAAAGAAACGTGGTAGAAAGAAAGGCAGTAAGTCTGTGAAGAAGCAACCAGTTTTAGAAGATCGTGTAAAAGAAAAATTAGCTAGTATCTCGAGGAACCCTAAATTAAAGACTACTCAAGAACTGTTGGCTGATCTACGAGCACGTGGCACCAATTCTAGCATTAACTCAAGTGCTCTACCTAGTCAAAGTGTAGAATCACCCAGCATGGAAGATATTCTGAGAAGTAGCAATGAACAAGTATCCAAGTTCCTTCGTTGTACTCAGAACAATTCGTCCCATAGAAATACAAGTTCTGAAACCTTGCCAGAATGTCTGTTGAAGTCTACAGAAAACTCTCATGATGTACCATCTAAGTGTCAAGAATCAAGTGTAGTGTATAAAGAAAAATCAGTTACGAATCTTCAAAGAAATCAACTGGAATCGCATCAAGATTTGACAGTTGAAGAAATACTAGCTAAGTTACCACCTCTAGATCCAAGTACAATAGATTGGAGTGAGTGTGAAACTGAATCAACTGAAGATCAAAATAGAACCGAGTTTTTACCTAGGGAAATTACTGCGGAAGACATTGAAAGGTTACACACACAGTGTGTAGAAGGACTAAATGGAAACTTCCAACCAAAACTATCATCTTTAACTTCTACTTGTAATGAAGTACCAGAAGCGAAGGAGCAAACGTCGGAGGTCAATGGTGTAAACAATGTGTATAGTCAACCTGAAGAAGAATTTCGAGAATGGCATCAGATGCTAGCAAGACCCAGTTACAATGGTCAAATCCTTCACATATTGCCTTATGTTATTATTGATTAGTAATTTTATTATCCTATTCTATTATTATTCCTAAACTTGTGAAAAATCCCTGCAAAATATTAAAGAGAttgatcaatgatcaatctattAAACCAATTTCTATTGCAATTTATGAGAACTCTTTATTTCTATAAATGCTCATATTACTACCatccttattattatgattcccattattattctagttggaattgtcaatttttaataattaagcATGTTCATTGCGTCAGACAAACATAAACAAAAAtcattttttatgattattgttttcaATGACGTttttttcagaattattaattttactttattattaatattaatcataatcaGTGATAAATTATCACCATCATTATTATCGTTATCATCGCCATCATTATTGTCATCAATtttcttattattgttattgttgttattaccgctgttattattattactattaccaCCACTGTCATCATTATTACTCATTATTATGTCATTAAAGGTGTCTGTTATACAAGACAGATCTATGAAAAAATATCTGAAGAATTTGAAGGACATAACAAGAGGCTTCTGATTTGTATAATATCATTTTAGAAAATGAAtctgtatttgaattttgaaaataaccTCTGAATGCTTCTCTTTTGTCGTGTGTGTGGTATTAGTATTGCTATCACTCTTACTGTCAGTAACATTATGAAGATCATTGCTATATTAAATTACTATAAAGGTCGATTTCAGGCTGTTGCAAAACAATTTTTCTTCATTAAATATTGCAGTCGAAAGtactatataaataaattttttttttttttaaatttattacattttgtagctattcaatctagaaaATAAAATGTTACAGACTGTTTTTCTCTTAAACTTACCCCCAATTAGACTATCTAATATGATCGATTATTTCCTATAAGGTATATGAAATCCTTTTTTCTGTTAAAAAAAAGAGAAGCATGCAACTATAAATCAAATAGTACATTTTGGCCTATACATAGAAAGAAAAGTTATTTTGGAAATTATATTCATAACAAAATGAACTATCAATGAGAATGCTTGGAAAATATGAATAGTTATTTGCTATAATATATTATTTGGTTCATCAaaacaaatattattttaagatACACTCAAGAAATGAATGTTAAATAAAAAGATATAAGAAGCAATGATGATTGTACCatgcaaaaataaaattaatatatttcaATTACTTATTGATATCATACTTTATTTAAGAATTTGGAACATTTATGAAGATGTACAATAACTATCATACAACAAATAATTTTTTGTGTGTGGTAAAAGTAATTGAACCGAATATAAGGGGGCCTTAATTAAAgtttaaaaaaataagaaaatatttgTCTAATGAGCTATTGTGTTTAATATACATACTTCTGATGAAAATGACTAAATTTGAGTATATGTTGTAAATTTTtctattataattttattttaaatattgtcaAGGCAGTGCGTAagtttaaacatttaaaacaatCTGTTTTAACAATTACACAATTATATTGATAGGAAAAAAATGTGTGAGGTGCAATGTCAAATATTCCAGTGCAATGAAATTCTGAATAtctcaatactgtataatttttgaaggaaagaaagaaagaaagaaagctaTGAGTTCGAAATGTATATCACTGGAAGGCATGAACACTGGAACCAAAATCTATTAACGTTTTCTATAATAACCAAATAGCATTATATTAtgtaaaaaggaaaagaaatgtACATATTATGCAATTATATCGTGTATACTGGAAGCTTTGTGAAACATAAATTAGACAAGAAAATTTCTCATTTTACGCATGTTTGTTGCGTGATAACGATGATTACATTATGTTTTATTTCATGTAATTCACTTTTCCAACACTTGAATTCATTCTAAGTTTTCACCAAgacattaaattaaatttaaaaaaaaaaaattaattttacataACAAACTTCTGTTCCTTTTATAAATCGAGCATTGTAATTAGTAAAAATAGTGAGATGTTCCCAAAAAATGTACATATAGACTTCTATAGTTTCTCATATTAATTGatcatttattttaattaaatggaCTTGCTTTATCAGTGTATcataagtattttatttatacaGACATTTATGTACCtttgtatttaatattaaaaacaaaaattaatataactGAACATTGACTACACTTAGTTTCTGTActgttaaaaaaattattcttaGTACTTTGTAAGTATGTAATTGAGTTTAAAAGTATTTTATGttattcttaaaattcaatcatAAATGAGATTAATTTAGTGGTTGGTTGTCTTGATTTGTGATAAAATCGAATTTTCATTTAGtattaattacaatttatttatcaatattgACAAATTGTAAAAAATAGTAGAACTGCaagtaaattattttatttttaaaaacatgAAAGTATTAAtcatttaataatttataacttATGAGAAAAGAATTTGTAAATTATGAAAAAAGATGAAAAGTTGTATAATAcctcatttatattttaaaagatAGATTTACAGAATATATTTGGTAGCAGTATTTTTATTTAGTACATCATCAGTTTAAACATATACATACCCTATATTTGCTATAATCatgaattaaataaatttattataaacaTTAAAAATAATCATTTTTATACCAAAATTACTTTTAAATAAGATCTTGTGCCTTTTGTACTTCTATAATTCTATCAGCTTGATTGTTAAAAAGTTaatgttaaaatataaaataagtggAGGTGGTTCTGATCAAGTAGTAACCatgtaaaatttataaaaaatattcaattttatttacttattattTAATTCCTAAATCAAATAGAACAAGTATCATGTAATCAAATTTCATTGATGATAGTACGtaaataaaaatgattttataataaattaaattatgaatatttattttgattgtcaatataattcaaataaataaagagtaggtaaattcaaaataatttgAATTATTTGCTTGTAACAataattattgaatttttatattttcaaatttcaaattccaaAAAATTGAGGTAGTTTATATTAATGAACATAGGTTATAATAATTTTGTTTCCTTAAATAATCCAAAAAATTTGATTGATTAAAAATGAGTAAAAACTCGAAGAGGAAGTAAATTATTCATTGCAGCAGCAGGTGTGACAAATATGTATATACAGTTTAATAGAGACAGTAGTATTACTTTCgataaaactattgtatatagcTGTCAGTGGTCTTGATTCAGAAATTTGTATCAACATGAAGGAATTCTTTCAATATCAATTCTTTGCTGATTTAATTGAATATGTGGAGTTGACAACAGGTTTGTCACATTGACACTTATACAAAATGAAactttaaaaaatgaagaagTTCAAATTAAAtctttttcgatactcaattcgaAAACTTGAAAAGGATCTTGAAAAATACAAAGTTATTTCGTATGAAGCTGTATGATCTTGAAACTATAGAATTTAGAAAGTATTCTTGATAAGTATGTGTAAGTGTCTACGAGGGGGCGGTAATAGCGACTGCGCAATCAATCGAAATAGTATGATACGTATGTGTACACACATGCACACATATAGTTATACGTAGAAGGTGGGGACATGCTTATAGTGTTTCTCCTTCTTCGTTTATTCCTACGGTTTTCAGTGACTATATGTAAAAAAATCCTATGATACGTAGTCGTGTTTAGGCCGTGAGCTATTTCTTTAGCAGGGATTAGCAAGAAAACAAGAGTGTTACGCGTATTGTTCCCTGTCCAAAATAGGCGCTTATGTTGCTGCATGTGAATACATCCCGGTTTTCTGTTTTTTTTCATGTTTCGTTGTGCGGATATTAATATGTACCAGTgatattttcaaataaatttatCAATTTCGTTTATCTTACCAAAAATGTCGAAGTCAAGTGACAAACAAACCTACGCGCAGACATACAAACTTGTTGTCGTAGGTGGGGGTGGTGTCGGGAAATCTGCGATCACAATACAATTTATTCAAGTAAGTACTTACTTTTTATGGTCAATAGGTGTACATACTCATACGTACAAACTTACACCTATACATATACAAGCGTGCACATACACCTACGTATGTACGCTAAATTTGTACACTTGCGAAGATTCATGTTTATGTTTTGTTTATAGTTCTTATAACgtacaaataaaaattctttcattATTCACCACATAAGAAAGTATTTTGTAAATAATATTCGAACAATAAGCCACTTACATTCAAATTACACGCACTTAAACATTGAAAAATCAGTTGATGTTCTATTTTGCACTGATTATGTCATAGAGTAGCAAATTCATCTATTAATACATTTATAGATAGTTATGtgtattttctatatttcttcatttaagaaagttaaatagtatcattttgaaaaatttctaagttcatatttgtttaaaatgcaataaagtacaAATTTATATGAATATGTATGAATATTTATTATGTGTGTACAAATTGTATTAAATAGaaactatacattatattacAGTCTTATTCGCAGAAACATTAACATTTTTCAGAGTTATTTTGTAACTGATTACGATCCAACTATCGAAGATTCTTATACCAAACAATGTGTTATCGATGACATCCCTGCAAAACTTGACAGTGAGTAGATAAATAAAATTATGGTActatatgtattttatttaaacCAATTTTGTTTCTGCAAGTATAACCACTTTTATAActtcttatattttatattgattttcATGCAGTTCCATAATGAACCATGGGTTTATTGTCGTAAGATTATAATTCCTTATTTATTAAAACCAATATTTAATCATTAATTATGCAACTAAGATGATCTTATTCAATATATTTAATGCAATATTATATATGTTTGTATACTATTGGGAACTGAGAAGATAGCAGTTGGGTTTGATTAACTCCTATGAAAAAGCACGTAAAAATGACACAAATGCAGTTCTTTTATTGGCAGAATTTGTCATGCATTAGTTGAGGCTTGATATGACTCTAGTACTCTTTCTGCTCTTGTGttatctcagttctcaacagtgCTTGTACACATACATATGTAACAAATATGATACTATGCTTAATAAtatttacataattttttaGTATTGGATACTGCGGGTCAAGAAGAATTCAGTGCAATGCGTGAACAATATATGAGAAGTGGAGAAGGTTTTCTTCTTGTATTTTCGGTAACGGATCACTCATCATTTGATGAGATATCGAAATTTCATAGGCAGATTCTCAGAGTAAAAGATCGTGATGAATTCCCTATGCTTATGGTTGGAAATAAAGCAGATTTAGATCATCAAAGGATTGTAAGTAAAAAAGTAAACTTTAATTTAAGTTTTCTTTAATTTAAGTTTAATTTaagctttaatttaaatttttaagtatCTCAAACATTATCTGTATCTTAAGTTAaacatatttacattgtatatgTATAGAATATCTTGTTTATCTTGTCTTAAATTCGAGCCTTATACAACACTAAATAGTGTAGAATGTACAGTATTATGAGAATAATAACTGCTTATTTTAGGTATCAATCGAAGAAGCTCAAAACATGGCTCGTCAATTAAAAATTCCTTACATTGAATGTAGCGCAAAATTAAGAATGAATGTTGATCAAGCTTTCCACGAATTAGTAAGAATTGTTAGAAAATTTCAATTATCTGAAAGGCCACCGTTAAAACCAAATTATAAAAAGAACAAAAAGAAATGCTGTATGTTGTAAATATTAACATATCCTTAATTAACTAAATAATATGATATAGTCGAGTTCAAAGTGTAATTATAAAAAGGAAACATACAAAAAGAATTCAATAGTAACATTTACAAAATGTAGAAAATATGTATTGATAACTTTGAATTGGTAATGAGTTTTCTCTAATACATAACGCTACTTCAAGGAATTTTGCTAAAgcatattaattaattatagatAAGAAGTTATCTATACAAGTATCAACTAAtaactttatatatatatataaatttatttatgtatattattaatgCACTGAAATCTTTTACACACTTAacagaatttaattattttttttctgtgaaaaatatgtacaaaaaattcaatttcatattcATTCATACATAATCAGCCATTCATACATTTAATAATATACTTGAAAAATCAACTTCGATTTATTGTAATCGAACTAAATAGTTTATACAACATTGTAcctctatacagggtgttttaaaAAATGTGGGGAACTCTCAGGATCAATTAAAAACTTTAAAATTGTTAAGGAAATTtatttatagatattttcaATAACACTTAGGTTTGGAGTTATCCGCCATACTATATTTTCCGATGATACTGTTTAACACGTTTATACTCCACTGAAATTTAAAAGTTTTTGATTGTCAAGGTCATTGAGAGAAACCCCCTTTCTACATATATGTACGTACAGTGTCATCTTTCTATGTCAGTTTACGAAATTTTTATCGTGAGTTCTGAATGATATTCATCGGTGAACACGGCGATATATAGAATATGTCTACCTGCAAGTTTTGGGCGCTTCCTGTTGGTGATCGCGGAGATCGACTGAATATCTTCTCTAAATTGCCGATTCGCAAGTACAACCGATCACGCTTGATGTTACGTGTCATCACACTAGGTTACGCTACTTTGACGGCAACGAAATCGAAATTATGAAACAAGTATGAAAtgtatttttatacaatttttacaACGAAGCTGTATATTTGATTACCGTGATTATGAATTTCTAAAGAAGCATAGAGGTTTCACCAGACGTGTTTTCAAagaaaatatagaaaaggagataaattataacatttttattatgaacataaatatttgaaattatgattataattaaaattcagCTTAGTATATGTTCATTTTTgccattattatttatttctctTGTATTACAGTATGTGACACTACGAAACGATGACTAAAGCATTTCATGTATTACTCATAATCATAACTATAAACATAAGTAGTATTTAATTAGTAAAATTATTAAGGAATACATGGCATTATACATGTTTATATTCCAAATGTTACAATAATGCAGCTGATAATTTATACAAAGATATTCAAATCAAAAGATATTTACTAACATTAAaacataatattattttatattacttgTTTTCTTCTATTAAATAATACAGgataatttttattataaaaatgcaaaaaaaaatgcgTATTCGTTTTGGCAGGAATGTTCAGATGGTAACAAAATAATTTTACGCAGATAACCAGTACATTACATTTattctttatttaaaaattacatacaagtttaaaattaaaatattttataggtttctatataaaatatttatttatataacgTTATTACAAAATTGTTGAATAATTCTTAGAGAAAATTCACAAGTTAGTCAtcatttttataatataaaacgCAATGAATTGTTACAGTTATTTtggaaatattttataattaaatttttacgATTTATTACAAAGAAAGAAGGAAACTTTCGTATTTTCActaaatttatatgtattttgtatttaattattaaataagttATAAAGTATTTCTAGAACGCTTAGTATGAAAATTTAGATGTGCGTGCTGGCATGTCTGtcgtgtatgtgtgtgtatgaGGTAGAAGTTTGTGCATTCGTTTATGATTATACTAATGAAATTGATAAAATTGAATGGGGCcaataacaattttaatataaaaatttttctAACTAATAGGTATGTTAAGCTTAAAAAATGATTGGTTGAAAAGTCTCGGCCTGTAATTTTTAGTACAAATAAAAGGCAGCGAAACTGTGTGTTCAAACGaattgaaaatatagaataaaatttccTTTTTGGTACGTATCTACTACTCGATTCTATTTATATGTTAATGTTTGCATACACTAACGTTAATATgatttaaaacacaatatatcttTACGAATTGTTTGCTTTTTATAGTGTTAGAAATTCAAACTTATTTTGATGTATTGTAGTATATCGCTTGCCCAGTAATAAATTGTACACTTTTTGACATTAACATAAGAACGATAACAATATAATTGTCTAAAAAGgaagacgaataaatgcaaaagtatttttatttttattttgtaatacatttaccaaatatattttttattttctccaTATAACAAAAAACATTTCattatagattatattatatttaatattcgTACTTAGgtatatacataaatattcaCGTAAGTATCGTCAGATAATTTAATATCACCATCTAATAATTAAATGAC carries:
- the Med26 gene encoding mediator complex subunit 26 isoform X2; the encoded protein is MPFPFLSSLNFVTTVIDMGAVVDVITALEKTTITKEVLEVTRLGKYINELRRKTTNDTLAKRAKDLVRRWRDMVLPSAHSTPQPTPADTAPPALNGAKPHSPALRCFKPQSPALRGLKPQSPLLKDTTPLRVLSPTLSVHSDHSRSPNASSNKQSITVTSNHKINSEVIPVLGSSSQNHSIEAVPRTYSSNKRLRKDEFNDQRPSSESVTESEPFVKKQRLNGENMSGNLNLQVPSPTFTERISDHFVESSTDPDDSGPKKRGRKKGSKSVKKQPVLEDRVKEKLASISRNPKLKTTQELLADLRARGTNSSINSSALPSQSVESPSMEDILRSSNEQVSKFLRCTQNNSSHRNTSSETLPECLLKSTENSHDVPSKCQESSVVYKEKSVTNLQRNQLESHQDLTVEEILAKLPPLDPSTIDWSECETESTEDQNRTEFLPREITAEDIERLHTQCVEGLNGNFQPKLSSLTSTCNEVPEAKEQTSEVNGVNNVYSQPEEEFREWHQMLARPSYNGQILHILPYVIID
- the Med26 gene encoding mediator complex subunit 26 isoform X1 — encoded protein: MQRYCTELTERLLKSLDKEYNVIDMGAVVDVITALEKTTITKEVLEVTRLGKYINELRRKTTNDTLAKRAKDLVRRWRDMVLPSAHSTPQPTPADTAPPALNGAKPHSPALRCFKPQSPALRGLKPQSPLLKDTTPLRVLSPTLSVHSDHSRSPNASSNKQSITVTSNHKINSEVIPVLGSSSQNHSIEAVPRTYSSNKRLRKDEFNDQRPSSESVTESEPFVKKQRLNGENMSGNLNLQVPSPTFTERISDHFVESSTDPDDSGPKKRGRKKGSKSVKKQPVLEDRVKEKLASISRNPKLKTTQELLADLRARGTNSSINSSALPSQSVESPSMEDILRSSNEQVSKFLRCTQNNSSHRNTSSETLPECLLKSTENSHDVPSKCQESSVVYKEKSVTNLQRNQLESHQDLTVEEILAKLPPLDPSTIDWSECETESTEDQNRTEFLPREITAEDIERLHTQCVEGLNGNFQPKLSSLTSTCNEVPEAKEQTSEVNGVNNVYSQPEEEFREWHQMLARPSYNGQILHILPYVIID
- the Ras64b gene encoding ras-like protein 2; this encodes MSKSSDKQTYAQTYKLVVVGGGGVGKSAITIQFIQSYFVTDYDPTIEDSYTKQCVIDDIPAKLDILDTAGQEEFSAMREQYMRSGEGFLLVFSVTDHSSFDEISKFHRQILRVKDRDEFPMLMVGNKADLDHQRIVSIEEAQNMARQLKIPYIECSAKLRMNVDQAFHELVRIVRKFQLSERPPLKPNYKKNKKKCCML